CAAACCAATATCCGGTTGACGAACACGAGGGTCGTCCAGCGGTAACGGGCAGAACTCAATGCCCGTGGTGAGCCCTATCGAATCAGCAGACGACTCACCAACTCCCCTCAAGACCATGTGGGCCAGCTCGCTGACCGTAAATTCGTTCGGGTTCCCAATATTCACCGGGTTGACCTCGCCAGATAGCAGCAGCCGATAGAGTCCTTCAACCATATCAGAGACGTAACAGAAGCTTCGAGTCTGCGATCCGTCGCCATATACCGTCAACGGCTTACCTCGGAGTGCCTGGTTGATGAAGTTGGATACAACCCTACCATCATTAGGCCGCATCCGCGGACCATATGTATTGAAGATCCTGACGATTCGGGTGTCGAGACCATGATACCGGTGATACGCCATGGTTATCGCCTCAGCAAACCGCTTCGCCTCGTCGTACACCCCCCGAGGGCCGACCGGATTCACGTTTCCCCAGTACTCCTCCCGCTGGGGGTGGATCTCCGGGTCGCCGTAGACCTCTGAAGTCGAGGCCAGCAGAAAGCGGGCGCCCTTAGCCTTGGCCAAGCCCAAGGCCTTGTGGGTGCCAAGGGAACCGACCTTGAGGGTCTGAATCGGGAAGCGTTGATAATCGACAGGACTGGCCGGTGAGGCGAAATGGAGTACATAATCCAGCGGGCCGTCGATGTACAGATACTCGGTGACGTCCAGCTTGATAAAGCGGAAGGCCTCATGTCCAATCAGATGAGCGATGTTGTCCATCAGGCCGGTGATCAGGTTATCAAGACAGACGACCTCGTGTCCTTCCTCGATCAAGCGATCGCACAGGTGAGAACCCAGGAATCCGGTGCCCCCCGTAATCAGCGTACGCGGCATAAAACCCCCTTCATCGTCCCATCCCCAGGTATTCGAACCCCATGGCCTTCATCTTTAGGGGATCGAACAGATTCCGACCGTCCAGCATCAAGGGTCGACGCATGAGGGTCCTGACCCGTGGCAGGTCAAGGTCCCCAAACTCTTTCCACTCCGTCGCCACGACGAGTGCATCGGCACCAGAAGCTACCTCGTAAGGGTCCTGGCAGTAGAGGAGCGAGGGGAGTTGCTGCCGCACCCTCTCCATCGCCTTCGGATCGTAGGCCTTGACGGCCACACCCTCCGCCAGAAGCCGGTGGATAAGGGCAAGCGCAGGAGAGTACCGCACGTCGTCCGTATCCGGTTTGAACGCCAGCCCCCAAACGCCGATAACCTTTTCCTTCAGGATCCAGAGGTGATCCTTCAGCTTCTTGATCGCCTGCACAATCCTTAACTCGTTAATTCGATCAACCTCTCGAAGTAGACCAAAATCGTATCCGCACTTCTCCGCAATCTTCACAAACGCCTGAAGATCTTTTGGGAAGCAAAACCCTCCAAAGCCGAGCCCCGCGTTCAGGAAGGCGCGTCCGATCCGCCGGTCGAGCCCCATCCCCTCTGCCACTCGCTCAACATCGGCGCCGACCAGTTCACAAAGATCCGCCACACTATTGATGAAGGAGATCTTCATGGCCAGAAATGAGTTTGAGGCATGCTTGATCAGCTCAGCACTCTTGATGTCCGTAACTACAAACGGTATGGGTCCAGCTTCCCTGCATACGCCGTGGGTGGGGCAGGTGAAGTCGCCGCTCACAATCGGTTCATACAGATCCCGCAACAGCCGCTCCGCTCGAGGATGCCCCACCCCAACCACGATTCTATCGGGATGCAGGAAATCCTCAACGGCTGAACCCTCCCGAAGGAATTCGGGGTTGGAGGCGACATCGAACCGATCGTCCTTACCTCCCCCATAGACCTTGAGCGTCTTCTCAATCCACATCCCGGTTTGAACGGGCACCGTGCTCTTCTCCACCACCAGCTTGTAGGCAGACGACAGCTCCCCGATCTGTCGCGCTACCTGCTCCACCGCTGAAAGATCCGCATCTCCGTCCTCCAGTGGCGGCGTCCCGACGCAGATGAAGATCACCGTCGCGGCCTCGATCCCTTCCTTGAGGTCAGTGGTAAAGGACAGGCGACCCTCCCGCCGGTTTCGCGTGACCAGATTGTCGAGCCCAGGCTCGAAAATCGGCATCCGGCCCTGCTTCAGGGTCGCGATCTTCTCTAAGTCGTCATCCACACAGACCACGCGGTGACCGATTTCCGCGAGGCATGCCCCGGTGACGAGGCCGACGTACCCCGTCCCCACGATGCAGATCTCCACCAACCCTACCTCCCCACGCTTTGCTCTGATTCGGGCAAAGCCCCGGCGTAGCACGTTAAGTCAACATCCGCCATCATCTCAATCAACTCGCGAAAGTCGACCGCCGACGGGCTCTGCTGCAATATCAACCACATCGTCCTCACATGGTCGCCCGTATACCCTCCTCCGCGCAGTCATTGAGACTTCCTCGCAATCCTTCTGACCTCCTGAACTCGCTCCCTGGGACAGACCAGCACACCGTCCTTGGATGCCACCACAATTATCCCAGACAGTCCAACGGTCGCCACTCGCAGCCCGGTCGAGACAATGACTGACTGCGTGGTGTCCAGGGACTGCACCTCACCCACGATCACATTGCCGCTATCGTCCACCGGCAGTACCCGAGCCAGCGCATCCCAAGCCCCTAGATCGTCCCAAGCGAAATTGGCCTCGACCATCGCGACACCTTCCGTCATCCGTTCCAATACCCCGTAGTCCACCGACTGCTTTTGAAATGCGCCATACTCCCGGACCAGTGCCTCCTGCGATCCCCAAGACTCACGGATACGGCAGAGGCCGGCCCATACTTCCGGCATATGCCTGGCAAACAGATGTTGAATCGCGCCATTCCGCCAGAGAAAAATGCCGCTGTTCCAGTAGTGGTACCCGTCTGTTGATAAACGCTCAGCCGTCTGCCGATCCGGTTTCTCCAGAAATCGACGGACGCGAAAAGCGCCGGGAGACGAAGCAAGCGGCTCGCCGACCTCCAGATACCCGTACCCGGTCTCCGGCCTGGCAGGAGGAATCCCGAACATCACAACCCAGTCCTGGTGTAAAGCGAGCAGTCTAATCGCCCGCCGCAGGACTACTGCAAAGGCTTCGCCGTCCGGAACATAGTGATCCGCCGGCAGGACGATCATGATCGCGTCGGGATCAAGACGATCAAGATGCAGTGAGGCGAGACCGATAGCTGCTGCCGTGTCTCTTCCCTGTGGCTCGAGCAGCAGATTGGCTACGGGGAGTTCGGGGAGTTGCTCCCGGACAAGGTCGGCGTGTCTCTCCTCAACTATTACGACAATCTGCGTCCATGGCAGCAAGAGCCGCACCCGTCGGACCGTTGCCTGCAGGAGCGACTCGCTCCCCACCAGCCGAAGAAAGGCCTTGGGTTGTGCTTCGGTACTAATCGGCCAAAAGCGCTCACCCCTCCCGCCGGCGAGCACCACTGCGAAGATGTGCGTGTTACTGCCCGTCACTCCGCCCATAGTCATCCTGAAATCGGACAATATCATCTTCCCCGAGGTAGGCGCCGTTTTGAACTTCAATAATGATAAGCAGGTGTGGTCCAGGATTCTCGAGTCGGTGATCTGTCCCTGCCGGGACGAACGTCGACTCCTGGATCTGAACGAACGAGGTCCGATCCCCGATGCTCATCTTGGCCGTGCCGGCCACGACAATCCAATGCTCGCTTCGATGAGCGTGACGCTGCAGGCTCAGGCGATGTCCAGGGCTGACCTCAATCCGTTTGACCTTGTACCCTTCTCCCTCCCCAAGGACTGTCCAGCGTCCCCAGGGGCGCGTTTCGGTCAGTACGGTCTGCATGCGATCCCTCGTTTATTACTGAGATACGTGCGAGAGGTCCCCGTATGTCTTCTGGTAATACTCCCGATACGCCCCCTCCTTGATGCGCGTCCACCAGGTCACGTGGCCCTCATACCAGCCGACTGTTTCCTTAAGCCCGGTCTCAAAGGGAATGCGAGGGCTCCAGCCTAGCGCCTGCCCCAGCTTAGACGTGTCGAGGGCGTACCTCCGATCATGCCCGAGCCGGTCCCTGACGTGCGCGATCAATGTATCGGGCTTGCCAAGCGTCCTCAGGATGAAGCGCGCGACGTCAGTGTTGGCCCGCTCGCAGTTACCGCCGATATTGTACACCTCCCCGGAGACTCCGTTCTTCAGAATCAGCGCCAATGCCTCACAATGGTCCTGCACGTGCAGCCAATCTCGGACGTGAAGGCCGTCGCCATAGAGCGGAAGCGGTTCACCGACGAGGGCGTTAGTAATAAAGAGTGGAATCACTTTCTCCGGGAACTGGTAGGGGCCATAGTTGTTAGAACTCCGGGTGATGATGACCGGCAACCCGTAGGTGCGAAAGTAAGCCGAGGCCAGAAGGTCCCCCGCCGCCTTGCTGGCTGCATAAGGGCTGTTTGGGCAGATAGGACTCTCCTCCGTAAAGCAACCGGACGGCCCGAGAGAACCGTACACCTCATCGGTAGACACCTGCACCATCCTTTGGACGTGATGTCGTCGGCACGCCTCTAACATCACCTGCGTCCCAAGCACATTGGTCTCCACGAATGCCCTCGCATCCTGAATACTTCGATCCACGTGCGATTCAGCCGCGAAGTTCATCAGCGCATCGAATCCCTCCTTCAGCAACTCATCCACCAACTCAACGTCGCAGATGCTCCCCTTGATAAACCGGTATCGGGAATCGCGCTCAATGTCGGCTAGGTTTTCGAGGTTACCGGCGTAGGTCAGCTTGTCGAGATTCACGACACGGCAAGCCGGATCTGTTGCCAGAAGATAACGAATGAAGTTTGACCCGATAAAGCCGGCCCCACCGGTCACGAGGATCCGCACGGCTACCCCAGCCTCACTGCCCAATCGTATGGGATATCCGGACTATCGTAGGGGATCCGAAACTCATCAGGCTCCTGATAATTGAAGAGTTCGGTTGGAAAATTCATAATTGCCGACATCTGGTCGCCCACAGGCTTATACCCATGAATTACAAGGGGCGGGATCTTGACCAACATCGGATTCTGCTCACCAATAAAGAACTCATTGATCAGGCCCTTGGTGGGAGAGTCGTCGCGAGGATCGAACAGAACGACCTTCGACATCCCGAGGACCCCTGCAAAGTGGTCGGTCTGCTTCTTGTGGTAGTGCCACCCTTTTACCACTCCTGGATAGGCAGCCGTAATGTACGCCTGTCCAAACCGTTCGAACTCCTCCCAGTCGCTACGAAGCAGCTCTGTCAGGAAACCGCGTTCATCAGGAATCCGGCGCAACACCCTGGTTTTCACACCATTAATAAGCGTCATCGCACCTCAACTTTGAACGTTGAACCTTGCACCTTGAACCATGAACTTTGAACTTTTTTACACCAACCCCACCTGACTGCTGTCCCCAAGCATCAATCGATAGGCCTTCGGCTTCCCGTCGGACCGGAACACCTGGACGCTCTTCCCGATAAGACTATCCTCCAACCTCCCGCCGATATCGGTAATCCGGCACCGGTCCAGGATGATGCTATGCTCGATCTCGCTGCCCTGCACCAGTGTGTCATGAGAGATGGAGGTAAACGGCCCAATGTAGGAGTTGATGATGCGGCAGCGCTTACCGATGATGACCGGCCCTCGAATGGTACTGGCCACAACGCTCGCCCCCCGCTCTACGACCACCTTTCCGATCAGGTGTGAGGCCTCGTCCACTTCTCCCTCTACCATGGAGGCGATCGCCTCCAACATGATTCTGTTGGCTTCGAGCATATCTTCAAGCTTCCCCGTGTCTTTCCACCAGCCGCTGATAATATGGGGATGGACCTGATATCCTTTGTCGATCAGGTACTGGATGGCATCGGTGATCTCCAGCTCGCCCCGCTGCGAAGGCTGTATGGCGTGAACCGCCTCAAAGATCGTATGGTCGAACATGTAGACACCCACGAGCGCCAGATCGCTTTTAGGGTGCGCCGGCTTCTCCTCCAGAGAGATCACCTGACCATCTCGAAGCTCCGCCACACCGAACCGCTGCGGGTCACGAACCTTTGCCAAAAGGATCTGAGAGTTGGCGCCCAACCGCTTGAACTCTTCTACCAGGGAGCAAATCCCGTCCTTAACCAGGTTATCCCCCAGATACATCACAAAGGGATGATTGTCCAGAAACGGCTCAGCGATCTTGACGGCATGGGCGAGTCCAAGGGGTGCTTCCTGCTCAATATACGAAACATCGAGACCCCATTGTCTCCCATCCCCAACCGCATCCTGAATCTCGCGCTTCGTATCGCCGACCACGATCCCAACCTCCTGGATCTTGGCCTCCGCCATCGCCTCCAAGGCATAGAAGAGGATTGGCTTATTGGCGATCGGCACGAGCTGTTTAGCGCTGGTATGGGTAATCGGACGCAGGCGGGTCCCTTTGCCCCCGCTCAAGATTAATGCCTTCATGGAGTGTCCTCGGCCACGTTCAGCACTATTTCATCACACAAGCCGACATGCAATACGTGTTGTGATGGTGAAGTCCGATCTGGATGGAAAAAACATCGCTTGTTGTAAGACGAATGGAATTGTACGGAAGGGGCCTCGGCTTGTCAATTTTGAATATTCGGCTATGGCTGGATTCGGCATGGGACAGCTCGGGAGGATCGGAGGGCTATGGTGCCGTACGTATCGATCGACTGCGGAGGCGCCGGAACCTGAAACAAATAATTATCCCAACCAGATGAGCAGCTTTGCAACATACCTCATCATGAGCATAGAGGCTAACAACATGCCAAATCCTAGAATCATATTAAGATTACGCCGCATTTCAGGTTTCATGCCTCTTCCTCATTTACACCAACGACCGTTGGCCCTCTAGACTGCTCAGGTCCCGCCAAACCCGATGGTCACCGTACCCTTCTCGACAATGACAGGAACATCGCGTGAGCCTTTCGATATCTCCAACATCTGCGCTAGCGCCTTCGGGTCCTGCTTGACATTGAGGTAGGTGAACGGGACATTCCGCTTGGCGAACTCTTCCCGGGCCGCCGAGGTGTAGGGTCAGGTATCCTTCCCGTAGATGACGACTGATACCTCCATCTGCCTCCTCCATTCTCTCAATTCCGCCTAACTTTATCGCGTTAGATCCGCGTTAGAGCCCGGTCAGCTTCAGTGGTTAACCGCTCGTATGCAAGCTTGATGTCGCGCATCTGCGGGTAGAGCTCCTGAATCTTCTCGTGGGGAAGTGGGATTATCCGGCTCAGCTCAGTCAGTCGCTCCCCAACCAGCTTAGCCTGTCTGAGGATTTCAAACGTCTTTCTGGCCGGCGGGGTGAGCGTTGCACCCTCCAGGAGGGCAAGCATCCCGTCCTCATCTCGTGCCTGACATAATTCGTCCAACTGCCGCACTTGGGTTTCGGTGAGGCCGCTTTCCCTCATGGCATGTAGCGCCCTCATCCGGTCGATTCGATAGCGGATATCGAGCATCGTCTCTCCTTAGGTTCGCGCTCTGATGATTTATTAGATCTGATCATACCACACCTTACGCCTCGGCGCCAAAGCTCGTACGCATGGGTGAGGCCGTTGTCTATGGTCTAGCCTCAATACGCGACCAGTCCGAGCGGATTGTCATCGTGATCGAGGAAGTCGTGGCGCTTGGTATTCCATGGTTGCCCGGTCGTCGGTAATCCGCGCCGCCTCTACGGCCGCTTTATATCAGCAAAGTTAAGACGATTTGTCAACGGCCACGTTGTTGCTTCGTACCCCTCGGTGGCCACTATCTGACCATGATTTGATGTGTTACAATTTATCAAGGCATAGTATAAGGAGGAAACGGACCCGGCATGAAATTCCCATTTGCTCTTGACCGACTGGCCGCGCAAGACATCCGAATGATCTTCCGTGTCGTGGCGGAGTTCGTCGATGGACTGGAGGCGCTCGCCACGATTCCGCCGGCTGTCTCTGTCTTCGGATCGACCCATATCGGACCCGATGATCCCGCTTACACCATGGCCGAGCGGATCGGCCGCTTATTGGCTCAGCACGGGTATGCCGTTCTCACCGGCGGGGGTCCTGGAGCCATGGAGGCGGCGAACAAAGGCGCCTACGAGGCGGGCGGCGTTTCGATCGGCCTCAACATCGAGCTCCCTCAACAGCAGGAACCCAACCGATACCTGACTAGCCTTGTGAATTTCCAGCACTTCTTCGTTCGGAAGGTCATGTTCGTGAAGCACTCCATCGCGTTCGTCATCCTGCCGGGTGGCTATGGCACCCTGGACGAGATGTTCGAGTCGATCACGCTGATCCAGACCAGGAAGATCAAGCCGTTCCCAGTCATTCTGGTAGGCAATAACTACTGGCGCGGCTTACACGAGTGGCTCTGCGATCCCGTCATGAACGAAGGGAAGATCACGCCGAACGACCTCGCAACGCTCAAGATTGCCCATACCCCTGAAGAGGTCATCCAACTCATTAAGGACTCTTCGACCTCCGGACCCTAAACTCCATAGCCGGTCCTTTTTGTCTGCGTCCAGGTCGGCATCCTCCAGGAAAGGGGTATGGTCACCAACAAGCAGATTGATAAGGTCTTGCAGTCTGTTCGCCGAACAATCTCCGTCTGGGAGCCCGCCGTCGTGGGCAGGATCGCCGAGGAGTCCCGCGATCCGTTTCGGGTCCTGATCTCTTGCATCCTGAGCCAGCAGACCAAGGATCACGTCACGGGTGAAGCCTCGGAGCGACTGTATCGACTTGCCGATCGGCCTGACACGATACTCGCACTCACTGAGCTGCAGATCACCCGGGCGATCTACCCGGTCAGTTTCTACAAAACCAAGTCCCGGACCATCCGGGAGGTCTGCCGGGTCCTGCTCACCCGATTTGGTGGGCGCGTTCCCGACACCATCGAGACACTCCTCAGTCTTACTGGTGTTGGTCGGAAGACCGCCAACCTTGTCGTGACGGTAGGCTACAGAAAGCCGGGGATCTGCGTCGATACGCATGTCCATCGGATTTCAAATCGCTGGGGTTACGTCAGCACCAAGACCCCCGAACAGACCGAAATGGCCCTCCGGCAGAGACTGCCGAAGCGGCACTGGATCCATTACAACGACCTGCTGGTCCCGTTCGGTCAGAACCTCTGTCGACCGATTTCACCCTTTTGTAGTCGCTGCCCGATCGAACGCTGGTGCGCCAAGGTCGGCGTGGCGGCGCATCGCTGAGATGAGATTACACATCAAAGACCACCCGGGCGCACCAGCGATCGTTGTCCTTACGACATTCGAGGAGGTGGTAGGTAGCGGCTTTGACTACGCCCTTGAACCGATGCCGTCTCGCCTCTGCCGGCTCCCCCGTCAGCTCTCCGCTTACGTGTCCGCCTTTGACCGTAATCACTCGGACATCGGCCGGCGCCCACGCTTCCGTCTCGCATCGGTATAAGAGTTCGTTCAACCAGGCGACTAACAAAGAAGGCAGGTCTCGACCCCGTGCCTCAATAGACAGGAGGCTGGTGGAGCGTACCGTTTCGACCTCGACCATCAGCGACAACATCCCTCGAGCGGCATTGGCGAAGAGTTCCTCCAGGGTCTCGCCCCATGCCGTGATCCCGACATCCGCCGTCGTCTCGAACGACTCAAACCCCTGATCGTTCATCGCACCTCGGGTAGCCACAAGGGCTGCCCCTACATCGCACCCCGCACTTCGCATTTCGCATGGGCGCAGCAAGCGGCGCCCCTACTCATATCGTAGCGCCTCGATCGGGTCGAGGAAGGCGGCCTTGCGGGCCGGATAGTAGCCGAAACAGATCCCCACCAATGCCGCAAAAGCGAAGGCCATCAGGACGGCGCCTCCGTTAATCAGAGTAGACCACATGGCGAAGTACGAGATCAGGATCGACACCGAGAGACCCAGCGCAATCCCAACCAGTCCGCCGATAAGCGACAAGGTGACTGCCTCGACGAGAAACTGCGTCAGGATGTCGCGTGCCCTGGCGCCCACCGCTAACCGCAGTCCGATCTCTCGCGTCCGCTCCGTGACGGATACCAGCATGATATTCATGAT
The sequence above is drawn from the Candidatus Methylomirabilis tolerans genome and encodes:
- a CDS encoding glutaredoxin family protein yields the protein MEVSVVIYGKDTUPYTSAAREEFAKRNVPFTYLNVKQDPKALAQMLEISKGSRDVPVIVEKGTVTIGFGGT
- a CDS encoding SDR family oxidoreductase, which produces MPRTLITGGTGFLGSHLCDRLIEEGHEVVCLDNLITGLMDNIAHLIGHEAFRFIKLDVTEYLYIDGPLDYVLHFASPASPVDYQRFPIQTLKVGSLGTHKALGLAKAKGARFLLASTSEVYGDPEIHPQREEYWGNVNPVGPRGVYDEAKRFAEAITMAYHRYHGLDTRIVRIFNTYGPRMRPNDGRVVSNFINQALRGKPLTVYGDGSQTRSFCYVSDMVEGLYRLLLSGEVNPVNIGNPNEFTVSELAHMVLRGVGESSADSIGLTTGIEFCPLPLDDPRVRQPDIGLARAKLGWEPKVQIAEGLALTIEYFRQQMGGSS
- a CDS encoding mannose-1-phosphate guanylyltransferase, whose translation is MTGSNTHIFAVVLAGGRGERFWPISTEAQPKAFLRLVGSESLLQATVRRVRLLLPWTQIVVIVEERHADLVREQLPELPVANLLLEPQGRDTAAAIGLASLHLDRLDPDAIMIVLPADHYVPDGEAFAVVLRRAIRLLALHQDWVVMFGIPPARPETGYGYLEVGEPLASSPGAFRVRRFLEKPDRQTAERLSTDGYHYWNSGIFLWRNGAIQHLFARHMPEVWAGLCRIRESWGSQEALVREYGAFQKQSVDYGVLERMTEGVAMVEANFAWDDLGAWDALARVLPVDDSGNVIVGEVQSLDTTQSVIVSTGLRVATVGLSGIIVVASKDGVLVCPRERVQEVRRIARKSQ
- a CDS encoding phosphomannose isomerase type II C-terminal cupin domain — encoded protein: MQTVLTETRPWGRWTVLGEGEGYKVKRIEVSPGHRLSLQRHAHRSEHWIVVAGTAKMSIGDRTSFVQIQESTFVPAGTDHRLENPGPHLLIIIEVQNGAYLGEDDIVRFQDDYGRSDGQ
- the rfbB gene encoding dTDP-glucose 4,6-dehydratase, with the translated sequence MRILVTGGAGFIGSNFIRYLLATDPACRVVNLDKLTYAGNLENLADIERDSRYRFIKGSICDVELVDELLKEGFDALMNFAAESHVDRSIQDARAFVETNVLGTQVMLEACRRHHVQRMVQVSTDEVYGSLGPSGCFTEESPICPNSPYAASKAAGDLLASAYFRTYGLPVIITRSSNNYGPYQFPEKVIPLFITNALVGEPLPLYGDGLHVRDWLHVQDHCEALALILKNGVSGEVYNIGGNCERANTDVARFILRTLGKPDTLIAHVRDRLGHDRRYALDTSKLGQALGWSPRIPFETGLKETVGWYEGHVTWWTRIKEGAYREYYQKTYGDLSHVSQ
- a CDS encoding archease; protein product: MNDQGFESFETTADVGITAWGETLEELFANAARGMLSLMVEVETVRSTSLLSIEARGRDLPSLLVAWLNELLYRCETEAWAPADVRVITVKGGHVSGELTGEPAEARRHRFKGVVKAATYHLLECRKDNDRWCARVVFDV
- a CDS encoding TIGR00730 family Rossman fold protein, producing MKFPFALDRLAAQDIRMIFRVVAEFVDGLEALATIPPAVSVFGSTHIGPDDPAYTMAERIGRLLAQHGYAVLTGGGPGAMEAANKGAYEAGGVSIGLNIELPQQQEPNRYLTSLVNFQHFFVRKVMFVKHSIAFVILPGGYGTLDEMFESITLIQTRKIKPFPVILVGNNYWRGLHEWLCDPVMNEGKITPNDLATLKIAHTPEEVIQLIKDSSTSGP
- a CDS encoding glucose-1-phosphate thymidylyltransferase, producing MKALILSGGKGTRLRPITHTSAKQLVPIANKPILFYALEAMAEAKIQEVGIVVGDTKREIQDAVGDGRQWGLDVSYIEQEAPLGLAHAVKIAEPFLDNHPFVMYLGDNLVKDGICSLVEEFKRLGANSQILLAKVRDPQRFGVAELRDGQVISLEEKPAHPKSDLALVGVYMFDHTIFEAVHAIQPSQRGELEITDAIQYLIDKGYQVHPHIISGWWKDTGKLEDMLEANRIMLEAIASMVEGEVDEASHLIGKVVVERGASVVASTIRGPVIIGKRCRIINSYIGPFTSISHDTLVQGSEIEHSIILDRCRITDIGGRLEDSLIGKSVQVFRSDGKPKAYRLMLGDSSQVGLV
- a CDS encoding endonuclease III; its protein translation is MVTNKQIDKVLQSVRRTISVWEPAVVGRIAEESRDPFRVLISCILSQQTKDHVTGEASERLYRLADRPDTILALTELQITRAIYPVSFYKTKSRTIREVCRVLLTRFGGRVPDTIETLLSLTGVGRKTANLVVTVGYRKPGICVDTHVHRISNRWGYVSTKTPEQTEMALRQRLPKRHWIHYNDLLVPFGQNLCRPISPFCSRCPIERWCAKVGVAAHR
- a CDS encoding dTDP-4-dehydrorhamnose 3,5-epimerase family protein gives rise to the protein MTLINGVKTRVLRRIPDERGFLTELLRSDWEEFERFGQAYITAAYPGVVKGWHYHKKQTDHFAGVLGMSKVVLFDPRDDSPTKGLINEFFIGEQNPMLVKIPPLVIHGYKPVGDQMSAIMNFPTELFNYQEPDEFRIPYDSPDIPYDWAVRLG
- a CDS encoding UDP-glucose/GDP-mannose dehydrogenase family protein, whose translation is MEICIVGTGYVGLVTGACLAEIGHRVVCVDDDLEKIATLKQGRMPIFEPGLDNLVTRNRREGRLSFTTDLKEGIEAATVIFICVGTPPLEDGDADLSAVEQVARQIGELSSAYKLVVEKSTVPVQTGMWIEKTLKVYGGGKDDRFDVASNPEFLREGSAVEDFLHPDRIVVGVGHPRAERLLRDLYEPIVSGDFTCPTHGVCREAGPIPFVVTDIKSAELIKHASNSFLAMKISFINSVADLCELVGADVERVAEGMGLDRRIGRAFLNAGLGFGGFCFPKDLQAFVKIAEKCGYDFGLLREVDRINELRIVQAIKKLKDHLWILKEKVIGVWGLAFKPDTDDVRYSPALALIHRLLAEGVAVKAYDPKAMERVRQQLPSLLYCQDPYEVASGADALVVATEWKEFGDLDLPRVRTLMRRPLMLDGRNLFDPLKMKAMGFEYLGMGR